CCTTTACAAAACCAAAACCAAAACCCATGCTAGAATTGAAAGCTCACGagcataatataataaatcaaGAAACGAACAGAGCGGGTGATACGTGGTCACGAAAAAACCTGCACTCCTATTCCCTTGCTGTCACCACACACAATCCATACGTAAAAGTTTCTTgaatttttctgcatttaacGTTTCACAATTCCTAATCAAAATCGAAATCTGTTCATTTCTGGTAGAAGAAATTCGCAAgcggaagaagaaaaatgagtaCAGGAGACTCGGCAGAACTCGAAGGAAACCTAACGCTGAGTGATCGGTTAAAGGTTTTCAAAGGCTCTAGCTTTGATCCTGAGGCTTACGTTATCTCCAAATGCCAGACTATGAACGAGAAGGTCcttaattcttattatttttctttaaatcagTTTAGTAAGTTAAAACACGAAATGGATTGAGTTTTCACGACTTTAATTATcagtgaaataaataaatgttatGTTGCTGCTGCTGATGGTGTGGCAGGAAATAAGGCACTTGTGTTCTCACCTTATCGAGTTGAAAAAAGCGTCTGCTGAGGAAATGCGCAGAAGTGTTTACGCTAATTACACTGCTTTCATTCGGTAACCATCGAAATTTTAATAGTATTatcaattatttcttttatttttaacaattaacTTTCTGAATGAAAATTGCGTGTTTGTGAAAATGCAGGCCATATCGACAATTATATGAATTGTTTATTGTCACCTGCggttctattttattttttttaatatatacaaatgCGTGATTTTGTGGTTATCATATGTATTCTTaacagagaaaataataatccACCATGGCTTTCATTTGCAGCACATCAAGGGAGATTTTAGCTCTCGAGGGACATCTTCTTTCCATGAGGAATCTCCTATCTACTCAGGCAGCTCTAGTTCATGGTTTAGAAGAACGTGTTCGGATTGATTCATTGTGGGCTAATTCTGAAGACTCACTTGCAGAGGACCTATCTAACTTTGAGAATAGAGAACTTCCCAAAACAGAAGATTGGTTACCAGAATTCTTGGAGACCCTTGATGTTTTATTGGCTGAAAGGAGAGTCGACGAAGCTATGGCGGCCCTTGACAAGGGAGAAATTTTAGCCAGAGATGCTGCTAGGAAGCGCACATTGAGTCCAGCTGCACTCTTTAAATTACGGACTGCAATTACAGAACAAAGACAACGATTAGCGGACCAGATTGCAGATACCATTATCCAACCTTCAACACGTGGAGTAGAGCTCCATTCTTCTGTTTTAGCTCTGAAAAAACTTGGAGATGGTTCCCGTGCTCATACATTGCTACTCAATTCTCATCACCAGAAGCTGCAGTCTAGCATGAAGAGTCTTCGCTCATCCAATGCAACAGTATATACTGCTGCAATTTCACAGCTTGTCTTCTCAACCATTGCACAAGCTGCGAGTGATTCCTTGTCAGTTTTTGGTGAGGAGCCTGCATATTCGTCTGAGCTTGTGACTTGGGCTGTCAAACAGACTCAGGTTTTCGCTCTTCTTCTTAAGAGGCATGTTCTAGCTTCATCAGCAGTTGCATGGGGGCTAAGGGTTGCTGCTGAGTGCATTCAGATATGCTTGGGTCACTGTTCTTTGTTAGAAGCTCGTGGACTGGCCCTTTCTCCTGTTTTACTGAGACTTTTTAGGTCTAGTGTTGAGCAGGCACTAAGTGccaatttaaaaagaattgaacAGATTAGTGCTGCATTAGCTGCTGCAGATGACTGGTTGCTTGCTTATACACCAGTTGGTGGGCGTCTTTTATCTTCTACTTCATCCTTTGCTAATGCAGCAGGGTCACAGCCAAAGCTTTCAAACAGTGCAAACCGATTCAACTCAATGGTTCAGGTGACTAACAACACTTCCTGTTTGAAATCTTTCCGCTCCACAACATTAAAGAACAGGACACTTGATATgatttcttttgctttattgGGATGTTATTTGCTGCTTTGTCCATAATCATATGCCAGTTGGTGGTACCTGCTTTTAATTCAAAAGTAATCAAGTTATAGAACCTCTTTTTGAAGTTAACCTGAGTCTGATGGTGAGGAATGCTGATTAACATTGACTTAATAATTATGGGAAATATAATGGTCCATCCTGCAGTTTACTATTCTAGAAGCTTTTGACTTTATCAATTCTTCAATCTTCAGGAAATTCTAGAAGATGTAGCGCCACTTGAGATCCTTCAGTTGGATGGTCCTGCACTCGAAGGTATTCTACAAGTGTTCAGTGCCTATGTAAACTTGCTGATCCGTGCATTACCGGGTTCAATGGAGAATGAAGACAACATGGAAGCTTCTGGTAGTAAAATTGTGAGGATGGCAGAAACTGAAAGCCAGCAGATAGCTTTACTAGCAAATGCATCATTATTAGCAGATGAGCTGCTCCCGCGTTCTGCCATGAGGCTTTTGCCATTGCCTACTAGATTAGATGAACAACCAAGAAGAGCTTCAGGTAGGCAATCTCGTCTTCCGGATCAAAGGGAATGGAAGAAGAAACTTCAACGCTCAGTTGACCGCTTGCGAGATAGCTTCTGCAGACAACATGCTCTTGAGCTCATCTTCACTGAAGATGGTGAAATCCGTCTAAATGCAGTTATATACACAAGTATGGATGACCAAGCAGAGGAGCCTGAATGGTTCCCATCTTCAATTGTTCAGGTAGTTTCTCGAGGTTGGAGGAATTCATTCAGTTCGCACATATTGTAGGTTTGCTTTATGCAACAAGAGAGTGCATTTTCTTGATCGAGTTCTGGCATGTTGGCTCAGCCTCTCTCTTGAGACGCTTTGCCCTTTTAGCTCCTTTTGCTCACATAATTGCTTTCTTATAGAACTTTATTCATCAGGATGCTGTGAATTTTcatcaacttaatttttattcaggAACTATTCATAAAGTTGTCTCGGGTggccaacatagcaactgaAATGTTTGTAGGTAGGGAAAGGTTTGCAACAATTCTATTGATGAGACTCACGGAGACAGTGATTCTTTGGCTTTCTGATGATCAAACTTTCTGGGAAGAAGTGGAGGGACAAAAGCCTTTGGGTCCTCTTGGCCTCCAACAggtatatttaaaaacaagGCACCTTCATTCTGATTTCTAATTATTTGCTGTGGATCTGTGTCTTTTACACAGCTAGAGACGACATTAATTGATCAATTACTGGTGCAGTTTTACTTGGATATGCAATTTGTGTTGCTCTTTGCGTCTCAAGGCCGCTACTTGTCTAGGAATCTACATCAAGTTATCAAAAACATCATAGCAAGAGCGATTGATGTGGTTTCTGCTACTGGAGTGGATCCTTACAGGTACTTCCAGTTAACATTAgattaaacaaaatagaacTAGAATAATACAATGATGCAGCGTCCTAAGGGGGCTTCAGCCTGCTTATTATATGGACAATATGCATGGTTGCCATTTCAAATTACTTAATGAATATGGTTAACAAAT
The Ricinus communis isolate WT05 ecotype wild-type chromosome 1, ASM1957865v1, whole genome shotgun sequence DNA segment above includes these coding regions:
- the LOC8287051 gene encoding exocyst complex component EXO84A is translated as MSTGDSAELEGNLTLSDRLKVFKGSSFDPEAYVISKCQTMNEKEIRHLCSHLIELKKASAEEMRRSVYANYTAFIRTSREILALEGHLLSMRNLLSTQAALVHGLEERVRIDSLWANSEDSLAEDLSNFENRELPKTEDWLPEFLETLDVLLAERRVDEAMAALDKGEILARDAARKRTLSPAALFKLRTAITEQRQRLADQIADTIIQPSTRGVELHSSVLALKKLGDGSRAHTLLLNSHHQKLQSSMKSLRSSNATVYTAAISQLVFSTIAQAASDSLSVFGEEPAYSSELVTWAVKQTQVFALLLKRHVLASSAVAWGLRVAAECIQICLGHCSLLEARGLALSPVLLRLFRSSVEQALSANLKRIEQISAALAAADDWLLAYTPVGGRLLSSTSSFANAAGSQPKLSNSANRFNSMVQEILEDVAPLEILQLDGPALEGILQVFSAYVNLLIRALPGSMENEDNMEASGSKIVRMAETESQQIALLANASLLADELLPRSAMRLLPLPTRLDEQPRRASGRQSRLPDQREWKKKLQRSVDRLRDSFCRQHALELIFTEDGEIRLNAVIYTSMDDQAEEPEWFPSSIVQELFIKLSRVANIATEMFVGRERFATILLMRLTETVILWLSDDQTFWEEVEGQKPLGPLGLQQFYLDMQFVLLFASQGRYLSRNLHQVIKNIIARAIDVVSATGVDPYSALPEDDWFAEVAQIAIKMLSGKANFGNIDRDVSSPTASSVLSHGSN